A genomic window from Synechococcus sp. CBW1107 includes:
- the psaK gene encoding photosystem I reaction center subunit PsaK, protein MIAPLLAMAPASLTWSPKVALVMIVCNVIAIGIGKATIKYPSEGAQLPNAQFFGGLSHASLLATTSLGHIFGIGAIQGLASRGVL, encoded by the coding sequence ATGATCGCTCCTCTTCTCGCCATGGCGCCCGCCTCGCTGACCTGGTCGCCGAAGGTGGCGTTGGTGATGATCGTGTGCAACGTGATCGCCATTGGCATCGGCAAGGCCACCATCAAGTACCCCTCCGAAGGTGCCCAGCTTCCCAACGCCCAGTTCTTCGGTGGCCTCAGCCATGCCTCCCTGCTGGCCACCACCAGCCTGGGTCACATCTTCGGCATCGGCGCCATCCAGGGTCTGGCCTCCCGCGGCGTCCTCTGA
- a CDS encoding DUF3593 domain-containing protein translates to MIALLGPIAAASPSGGWLASLAAVDPGPLFVLSLLPYLAFLRWASASRRFPPLALRGFQFTLVFVAVTIAASVVAEQRYGRKLADVDALHGGAESFLTLANLLVLWGFSRGGREPSAPEADSDAMTLDDGPEQ, encoded by the coding sequence GTGATTGCCCTCCTGGGGCCCATCGCCGCCGCCTCACCGTCCGGAGGCTGGCTGGCTTCCCTCGCGGCTGTTGATCCCGGACCCCTGTTCGTGCTCTCGCTGCTGCCCTATCTGGCCTTCCTGCGCTGGGCCTCGGCCAGCAGGCGTTTCCCGCCCCTGGCCCTGCGCGGCTTCCAGTTCACCCTGGTGTTCGTGGCGGTCACCATCGCCGCCTCAGTGGTGGCGGAGCAGCGTTATGGCCGGAAGCTGGCCGATGTGGACGCCCTGCATGGGGGGGCGGAGTCCTTCCTGACGCTGGCCAACCTGCTGGTGCTCTGGGGCTTCAGCCGTGGCGGCCGTGAGCCATCGGCTCCGGAGGCTGACAGCGATGCCATGACCCTGGACGACGGACCGGAGCAGTGA
- a CDS encoding DUF2499 domain-containing protein encodes MHALSLPTWWIHVASVLEWILAMAAVIHWGERRGETEWRWIALAMLPALVSAMAACTWHLFDNPEELQGLVVFQAGTTLLGNVALAAAAWTLLPERSRS; translated from the coding sequence ATGCATGCCCTTTCACTGCCCACCTGGTGGATCCATGTGGCCTCGGTCCTGGAGTGGATCCTGGCCATGGCAGCCGTGATCCACTGGGGTGAGCGCCGTGGCGAAACCGAATGGCGCTGGATCGCCCTGGCCATGCTTCCGGCCCTGGTCAGCGCCATGGCGGCCTGCACCTGGCACCTGTTCGACAATCCAGAGGAGCTTCAGGGTCTGGTGGTGTTCCAGGCCGGCACCACCCTGCTCGGAAATGTGGCCCTGGCGGCAGCCGCGTGGACGCTGCTGCCCGAAAGGAGCCGCTCGTGA
- a CDS encoding chlorophyll a/b-binding protein, giving the protein MSSSDSRFGFVSFAETWNGRLAMLGFVIGLATELLTGQGILGQIGLG; this is encoded by the coding sequence ATGTCCAGCTCCGATTCCCGCTTCGGCTTCGTCTCCTTCGCTGAAACCTGGAATGGCCGTCTGGCCATGCTCGGCTTCGTGATCGGCCTGGCCACCGAACTGCTCACCGGCCAGGGCATCCTCGGCCAGATCGGCCTCGGCTGA
- the csaB gene encoding polysaccharide pyruvyl transferase CsaB, producing the protein MAPARKGVRPLLCGYYGEHNLGDDALLAALLAQLPEGCDPLVTAFDQGEVQQRLGVCTCARRDFAAVRRALDRCDALVLGGGSLLQDATSFRSLLYYAALIISARLQGKPVLLWGQGLGPLRRRRSRLLVRRLLTLVQDSSWRDPGSAALAAAWGRPGQLGSDPVWSLATRLWHGHGGPLVLCWRPTPLLEGERWRPLLEALDAVAAAADREVIWLPFHRDQDRGLLLELDRQGLVPRRLALRSREQLVATPEAAMEIFSGASLVLSMRLHGLIVAALAGAPLVALSYDPKVRAAAQALDCPCLDLEHLQDARALQQEWLEQLEKPPQPQVVEVLREDSRVHRELLRRWLGR; encoded by the coding sequence GTGGCGCCAGCGCGGAAGGGGGTTCGACCGCTGCTCTGCGGCTACTACGGCGAGCACAACCTTGGCGACGACGCCCTGCTCGCCGCCCTTCTGGCCCAGCTGCCCGAGGGCTGCGATCCCCTCGTCACCGCCTTCGACCAGGGGGAGGTGCAGCAACGCCTGGGAGTGTGCACCTGTGCACGGCGGGATTTCGCGGCGGTTCGCCGGGCTCTCGATCGCTGTGATGCGCTTGTGCTCGGGGGCGGCAGTCTGCTCCAGGACGCCACCAGCTTCCGCAGTCTTCTCTATTACGCCGCGCTGATCATCTCGGCACGGCTGCAGGGCAAGCCCGTGCTGCTCTGGGGCCAGGGACTGGGGCCCCTGCGCCGGCGCCGCAGCCGCCTGCTGGTGCGCCGGCTCCTGACCCTGGTGCAGGACAGCAGCTGGCGTGATCCGGGCTCGGCAGCGCTGGCCGCTGCCTGGGGACGACCTGGCCAGCTCGGCAGTGACCCGGTCTGGTCATTGGCCACACGGCTCTGGCATGGGCATGGAGGTCCACTGGTGCTCTGCTGGCGTCCCACCCCGCTGCTGGAGGGCGAGCGCTGGAGGCCCCTGCTGGAGGCCCTCGATGCCGTGGCGGCCGCTGCGGATCGGGAGGTGATCTGGCTGCCGTTTCACCGGGACCAGGACCGAGGATTGCTCCTGGAACTGGATCGCCAGGGGCTGGTCCCCCGGCGGCTGGCCCTGCGCAGCCGCGAGCAGCTGGTGGCCACTCCCGAGGCGGCGATGGAGATCTTCAGCGGCGCCAGCCTGGTGCTCTCGATGCGGTTGCACGGACTGATCGTGGCGGCCCTGGCGGGTGCCCCCCTGGTGGCCCTCAGCTACGACCCGAAGGTGCGAGCCGCCGCCCAGGCGCTGGACTGCCCCTGCCTTGATCTGGAGCATCTCCAGGACGCCCGCGCCCTGCAGCAGGAGTGGCTTGAGCAGTTGGAGAAGCCCCCCCAGCCGCAGGTGGTGGAGGTGCTGCGAGAGGACAGCCGCGTGCATCGTGAGCTGCTGAGGCGCTGGCTCGGTCGCTGA
- a CDS encoding mechanosensitive ion channel family protein, which produces MPVIADLIASTIVPFLFKLVGAVALWIVGGWLIQFALKLIRGGLRRSTLDATVISYLLNILAAVLRVILVVAILGFFGIETASFAALLAGAGVAIGAAWSGMLGNFAAGVFLQVFRPFSVGDFITAAGVTGTVEEIGMFVTSLLAPDNVRNIVPNGKLFGDTIQNYSVHEYRRVELVAQLDNSADVGKAITLLKAGLAKVPNQFEGMAGDVEVLEFTERGPKLAVRPYTHTAHYWQVYFDTNRMIVDVLGANGFPVPRIPVAMAAPGTTAATTAGVN; this is translated from the coding sequence GTGCCGGTCATCGCTGATCTGATCGCCTCCACGATCGTTCCCTTCCTGTTCAAGTTGGTGGGGGCCGTCGCCCTCTGGATCGTCGGTGGCTGGTTGATCCAGTTCGCCCTAAAGCTGATCAGGGGTGGCCTGCGCCGCAGCACCCTTGACGCCACGGTGATCTCCTACCTGCTGAACATCCTCGCCGCTGTGCTGAGGGTGATCCTGGTGGTGGCCATTCTCGGGTTCTTCGGCATCGAGACGGCGAGTTTCGCCGCCCTTTTGGCCGGCGCCGGCGTGGCGATCGGGGCAGCCTGGAGCGGCATGCTCGGCAACTTCGCCGCCGGGGTGTTCCTTCAGGTGTTCCGGCCGTTCAGCGTGGGTGATTTCATCACAGCCGCAGGTGTCACCGGAACCGTGGAGGAGATCGGCATGTTCGTGACCTCCCTGCTGGCCCCCGACAACGTGCGCAACATCGTGCCCAACGGCAAGCTGTTCGGCGACACCATCCAGAACTATTCCGTGCACGAGTACCGCCGGGTGGAACTGGTGGCCCAGCTCGACAACAGCGCCGATGTGGGCAAGGCGATCACCCTGCTCAAGGCAGGTCTGGCCAAGGTTCCCAATCAGTTCGAGGGCATGGCCGGCGATGTGGAGGTGCTGGAATTCACCGAGCGCGGACCGAAGCTGGCCGTGCGGCCCTACACCCACACCGCCCATTACTGGCAGGTCTATTTCGACACCAACCGCATGATTGTGGACGTGCTCGGGGCGAACGGCTTCCCCGTGCCTCGCATTCCCGTGGCCATGGCAGCCCCAGGAACCACTGCCGCGACGACGGCGGGTGTGAACTGA
- a CDS encoding peroxiredoxin: MNRRQLLEGALVHVAAALVVPAVIAPLLGRPGKADALGGTLPALDQPAPDFLLPGFGPGLDDSGTLGLHDFEGRWLALYFYPKDFTSGCTLEASGFQRNLQQFHQLGAEVVGISADDVAEHASFCDSEGLVFPLLSDPGGTVSQRYGSWLAPFSQRHTFLIDPDGVLRARWVAVRPLGHSHEVLEELNRLQA; this comes from the coding sequence GTGAATCGCCGCCAACTCCTCGAGGGAGCGCTCGTTCACGTCGCCGCCGCTCTGGTGGTTCCCGCAGTTATAGCTCCCCTCCTGGGCCGGCCCGGAAAGGCTGACGCCCTCGGAGGAACCCTGCCTGCGCTCGACCAGCCCGCGCCGGATTTTCTGTTGCCTGGATTCGGCCCCGGCCTGGATGACTCCGGCACTCTGGGGCTTCACGACTTCGAGGGCCGTTGGCTGGCGCTTTACTTCTATCCCAAGGACTTCACCAGCGGCTGCACCCTGGAGGCCAGTGGATTTCAGCGGAACCTCCAGCAGTTTCATCAACTCGGTGCCGAGGTGGTGGGCATCAGCGCTGATGATGTCGCCGAGCACGCCTCCTTCTGCGACAGCGAAGGACTGGTCTTTCCCCTGCTCTCCGATCCCGGCGGGACCGTGAGTCAGCGCTATGGATCCTGGCTGGCACCGTTCTCCCAGCGGCACACCTTTCTGATCGACCCTGACGGGGTGCTGCGGGCCCGCTGGGTGGCGGTGCGCCCCCTGGGTCACAGCCACGAGGTGCTCGAGGAGCTCAACCGTCTGCAGGCCTGA
- the rpmB gene encoding 50S ribosomal protein L28, which yields MSRVCQLTGKRANNGMAVSHSHVRTKKLQQVNLQERRLWWAEGNRWVKLRVATRTLRTIQKKGLDAYARELGVNLAKL from the coding sequence ATGTCCCGGGTTTGTCAGCTCACCGGCAAGCGCGCCAACAACGGCATGGCTGTCAGCCATTCCCACGTGCGCACCAAGAAACTCCAGCAGGTGAACCTCCAGGAACGCCGCCTCTGGTGGGCTGAAGGCAACCGCTGGGTGAAGCTGCGGGTCGCCACCCGCACCCTGCGCACCATCCAGAAAAAGGGCCTCGATGCCTACGCTCGCGAACTGGGCGTCAACCTGGCCAAACTCTGA
- a CDS encoding metallophosphoesterase, protein MDSRRVSRRRMMGVLFGAALAGAVLLEQPTFSEASGPAGAEGGRLHWLAVADTGGGNEAQRAVGRAMAAVHRARPVDLVVLGGDNIYPKGDISQVNDKFTIPYKALLEAGVPFHAVLGNHDIRTANGDPQIAYRPFGMKGRWYTLARGPVEFFMLDSNVNADWGRQLPWLKRALAASKAPWKVVVAHHPIQSSGHYGDDVVARNRLAPVFRQFGVQLYINGHEHNYERSKPINGTTYLVVGGGGAYLRAVTPGPSSARAISVHSFAELTASRDRLLIQAWDSNGKAIDRATINPAGQLIKP, encoded by the coding sequence ATGGATTCCAGGCGTGTCAGCCGACGCCGGATGATGGGGGTTCTGTTCGGCGCCGCTCTGGCGGGAGCCGTGCTGCTGGAGCAGCCGACCTTCTCCGAGGCCTCAGGGCCCGCCGGGGCTGAAGGCGGTCGCCTGCACTGGCTGGCCGTGGCCGACACCGGCGGCGGCAACGAGGCCCAGAGGGCGGTCGGCAGGGCCATGGCGGCCGTCCATCGCGCCCGACCGGTGGATCTGGTGGTGCTCGGCGGCGACAACATCTATCCCAAGGGCGACATCAGCCAGGTGAACGACAAGTTCACAATCCCCTACAAAGCCCTCCTGGAAGCCGGCGTGCCCTTCCATGCCGTGCTGGGCAACCACGACATCCGCACGGCCAATGGCGATCCCCAGATCGCCTATCGCCCCTTCGGGATGAAGGGACGCTGGTACACCCTGGCCAGGGGGCCGGTGGAGTTCTTCATGCTCGACTCCAACGTCAACGCCGACTGGGGACGCCAGCTTCCCTGGCTGAAACGGGCCCTTGCCGCCAGCAAGGCCCCCTGGAAGGTGGTGGTGGCTCATCATCCGATCCAGTCCTCCGGGCACTACGGCGACGACGTCGTCGCCAGGAATCGACTGGCCCCCGTGTTTCGACAGTTCGGGGTGCAGCTCTACATCAACGGCCACGAGCACAACTACGAGCGCAGCAAGCCGATCAACGGCACCACCTATCTGGTGGTGGGCGGTGGCGGCGCCTACCTGCGCGCTGTCACCCCTGGCCCCAGCAGCGCCCGCGCCATCAGCGTCCACAGCTTCGCCGAGCTCACAGCCAGCAGGGACCGGCTGTTGATTCAAGCCTGGGATTCCAACGGGAAGGCCATCGATCGGGCGACGATCAACCCCGCTGGCCAGCTGATCAAGCCCTGA
- the htpG gene encoding molecular chaperone HtpG yields MTVLEQGQIQIHTENIFPIIKKAVYSGHEVFLRELVSNGVDAISKRRMAAMAGDCSEGPEGLVGIKIDREAKTLTISDNGIGMTADEVKRYINQVAFSSAEDFLEKYKREDDAIIGHFGLGFYSSFMVAARVELISLSATPGAQPVRWSCDGSPNFSLESGERSEPGTDVILHLQEEELEYIEPARIRSLITTYCDFLPVQVQLEGETVNKREAPWRKSPRDLSDDDYIALYRYLYPFQGDPLLWVHLNTDYPYTLQGILYFPRITGRSDWEKGEIRLYCNQVFVSDSIKEVVPRYLLPLRGVIDSPDIPLNVSRSALQTDRRVRSIGGFVAKKVGDRLKELHRDEPARYAEIWEGIAPFIKIGAMEDEKFADQVAELILFGTTAAAAESDPIAIGDKAYTTLSGYRSRLQGSDEQQRVLYCTDEAAQAGPLALWRGQGKEVLLADTLIDAQFIPWLEDRHDELKFQRVDAELDASIQEQESSLSDADGTDSSEKLRELFRGALGNEKVTIQVQALKGENTPAALILLPEQMRRLNDIGALMEQRLPGLPDHHVLVVNRRHPLVEGLQKLSSGAVLTGAGTSSPSQQLAQELSCHIYELARLAVGGLEPNQLAGFQQRSADLMGRLMERGL; encoded by the coding sequence ATGACGGTGCTGGAACAGGGTCAGATTCAGATCCACACCGAAAACATCTTCCCGATCATCAAAAAGGCTGTCTATTCCGGCCATGAGGTGTTTCTCAGGGAGCTGGTCAGCAACGGGGTGGATGCCATCAGCAAGCGCCGCATGGCGGCCATGGCTGGCGACTGCAGCGAAGGTCCGGAAGGGCTGGTGGGCATCAAGATCGACCGTGAGGCCAAAACTCTCACCATCAGTGATAACGGCATCGGCATGACCGCCGATGAAGTGAAGCGCTACATCAACCAGGTGGCCTTCTCCAGCGCCGAGGACTTCCTCGAGAAGTACAAGCGTGAAGACGACGCCATCATCGGCCATTTCGGCCTCGGCTTCTACTCCAGCTTCATGGTGGCGGCCCGGGTGGAGCTGATCAGCCTCAGCGCGACTCCCGGAGCCCAGCCTGTGCGCTGGAGCTGCGACGGCTCCCCCAACTTCAGCCTGGAATCTGGAGAACGCTCCGAGCCAGGCACCGATGTGATCCTGCACCTGCAGGAGGAGGAGCTGGAATACATCGAACCGGCCCGCATCCGCTCGCTGATCACCACCTACTGCGACTTCCTGCCGGTGCAGGTGCAGCTGGAGGGGGAAACGGTGAACAAGCGGGAGGCGCCCTGGCGCAAGAGCCCGCGGGATCTCAGCGACGACGATTACATCGCCCTCTACCGCTATCTCTATCCCTTCCAGGGCGACCCGTTGCTCTGGGTGCACCTCAACACCGATTACCCTTACACCCTTCAGGGCATCCTCTACTTCCCCAGGATCACCGGCCGGTCCGACTGGGAGAAGGGCGAGATCCGCCTCTACTGCAACCAGGTCTTCGTTTCCGACTCGATCAAGGAGGTGGTTCCCCGCTACCTGCTGCCCCTGAGGGGCGTGATCGATTCTCCCGACATCCCGCTCAACGTGAGCCGCAGCGCTCTGCAGACGGATCGCCGGGTGCGCTCGATCGGCGGCTTCGTGGCCAAGAAGGTGGGGGACCGGCTCAAGGAGCTGCACCGCGATGAGCCAGCCCGGTATGCCGAGATCTGGGAGGGGATCGCCCCTTTCATCAAGATCGGCGCGATGGAAGACGAGAAGTTCGCCGATCAGGTAGCCGAGCTCATCCTGTTCGGCACCACCGCTGCGGCGGCGGAGTCCGACCCGATCGCCATTGGTGACAAGGCCTACACCACGCTCTCCGGCTACCGCAGCCGCCTCCAGGGCAGCGATGAGCAGCAGCGCGTCCTGTACTGCACCGATGAAGCCGCCCAGGCCGGGCCGCTGGCCCTCTGGCGGGGGCAGGGGAAGGAGGTGCTCCTGGCCGACACCCTGATCGATGCCCAGTTCATCCCCTGGCTGGAGGACCGCCACGACGAGCTGAAATTCCAGCGGGTGGACGCCGAACTCGACGCCAGCATCCAGGAGCAGGAGAGCAGCCTGAGCGATGCAGACGGAACCGACAGTTCCGAGAAGTTGCGCGAGCTGTTCCGGGGTGCTCTGGGCAACGAGAAGGTGACCATCCAGGTCCAGGCGCTCAAGGGGGAGAACACCCCGGCGGCCCTGATTCTGCTGCCGGAGCAGATGCGCCGCCTCAACGACATCGGCGCCCTGATGGAGCAGCGCCTGCCCGGACTGCCCGACCACCATGTGCTGGTGGTCAACCGCCGTCACCCCCTGGTGGAAGGCCTGCAGAAACTCTCCAGTGGCGCTGTGCTCACGGGTGCGGGCACCAGCTCCCCCAGCCAGCAGCTGGCCCAGGAGCTCAGTTGCCACATCTATGAACTGGCACGCCTGGCGGTGGGGGGCCTCGAGCCCAACCAGCTGGCCGGGTTCCAGCAGCGCAGCGCTGATCTGATGGGACGGCTGATGGAGAGGGGCCTCTGA
- a CDS encoding ferredoxin family protein, producing MAHSIVTDICEGVADCVDACPVACIHPGQGANAKGTSFYWINFDTCIDCGICLQVCPVSGAILPEERADLQRSA from the coding sequence ATGGCCCACAGCATCGTCACTGACATCTGTGAGGGAGTGGCCGATTGCGTCGATGCCTGCCCCGTGGCCTGCATCCACCCCGGCCAGGGAGCCAACGCCAAGGGCACATCCTTTTATTGGATCAATTTCGACACCTGCATCGACTGCGGCATCTGCCTGCAGGTCTGCCCGGTGAGCGGCGCGATCCTGCCTGAGGAGCGAGCCGATCTGCAGCGCAGCGCGTAG
- a CDS encoding ATP phosphoribosyltransferase regulatory subunit: MALQPAAGARDLHPRQVDRNRQLCQRLAEVYRLWGYQEVAPPMVERLDTLEAGGGIAEREVARLTAEEPLGLRPELTASIARAACTRLADRPRPLRLWAEGSTFRTFTGDSGGQRLSERLQSGVELLGVSSAAADAELMALLLACSETLGLQASHQPRLLVGHHGVLSALLDELPSAHRSSARQALSGFDPLAIARLPLPQVQIDRLQELMRLRGEPAAVLSQLRRHLGECSLLDELAGSLEIVAPTADRLGIGLQLDPSFQPHFDLYDGIVLKLVCLGAEAPVEIASGGRYDALVGRFGAEIAEAAGVGFGFSIENIRDLLLRPGARDPAGRPVLVAHGPCSSLAAALEVLSRLHGQGQSAELLPDPCPSRTEAEAAAQRRGCSALEWLP; this comes from the coding sequence ATGGCCCTGCAACCCGCCGCCGGCGCCAGGGATCTGCACCCCCGCCAGGTGGACCGCAACCGCCAGCTCTGCCAGCGGCTGGCGGAGGTCTACCGGCTGTGGGGCTACCAGGAGGTGGCGCCGCCGATGGTGGAGCGGCTTGACACCCTTGAGGCCGGCGGCGGCATCGCCGAGCGGGAGGTGGCGCGCCTCACCGCAGAGGAACCGCTGGGACTGCGGCCCGAGCTGACTGCCTCGATCGCCCGGGCCGCCTGCACCCGCCTGGCGGATCGCCCCCGTCCACTGCGGCTGTGGGCGGAGGGCAGCACCTTCCGCACCTTCACCGGGGACAGCGGAGGCCAGCGCCTGAGCGAGCGGCTCCAGAGCGGCGTGGAGCTGCTGGGGGTGAGCTCCGCAGCGGCGGACGCCGAACTCATGGCCCTGCTGCTGGCCTGCAGCGAGACCCTGGGTCTGCAGGCGAGCCATCAGCCCAGGCTGCTGGTGGGCCACCACGGCGTGCTCTCCGCCCTGCTCGATGAGCTGCCCTCCGCCCATCGCTCCAGCGCGCGCCAGGCTCTTTCCGGTTTCGATCCCCTGGCGATCGCCCGCCTGCCCCTGCCCCAGGTCCAGATCGACCGGCTCCAGGAGCTGATGCGTCTGCGCGGGGAACCGGCGGCTGTGCTCAGCCAGCTGCGCCGTCATCTCGGGGAGTGCTCTCTGCTCGATGAGCTGGCGGGATCCCTCGAGATCGTGGCCCCCACGGCTGACCGCCTGGGCATCGGCCTGCAGCTGGATCCCAGTTTCCAGCCTCACTTCGACCTCTACGACGGGATCGTGCTCAAGCTGGTCTGCCTGGGAGCCGAGGCGCCGGTGGAGATCGCCAGCGGCGGCCGTTACGACGCCCTGGTGGGCCGTTTCGGAGCCGAGATCGCTGAGGCTGCCGGTGTGGGATTCGGTTTCTCGATCGAGAACATCCGCGACCTGCTGCTCAGACCCGGTGCCCGCGACCCGGCCGGCCGGCCGGTGCTGGTGGCCCACGGCCCGTGCTCCAGCCTGGCCGCCGCCCTGGAGGTCCTCTCCCGCCTGCACGGCCAGGGCCAGAGTGCCGAACTGCTCCCCGACCCCTGTCCCAGCCGGACTGAGGCTGAAGCGGCTGCCCAGCGCCGGGGCTGCTCAGCCCTGGAGTGGCTCCCCTGA
- a CDS encoding inositol monophosphatase family protein, translating to MEPVPSLSGQALLDSALTPSEVERLVDVARDAAAAGAKVLTHHFGQLESIREKGRSGDLVTEADLAAEQAVLTVLEARTPELGVLAEESGRRSTGSQLEWCVDPLDGTTNYAHSYPFFATSIGLTWKGAPLLGAISVPALEELYWAAPGLGAWCNDRPLRVSGCNDLAASLLVTGFAYDRQTQPDTNYTEFCWFTHRSRGVRRGGAAAVDLAFVAAGRLDGYWERGLSPWDLAAGVALVEQAGGVVSRYDGSPATLAEGRLIACTPGLQAALIEGLAHCRPLPGHLFGAPELDL from the coding sequence ATGGAGCCCGTGCCAAGCCTCTCCGGACAGGCACTGCTGGATTCAGCCCTGACGCCCTCCGAGGTTGAACGGCTGGTGGACGTGGCCCGGGACGCCGCCGCCGCCGGCGCGAAGGTGCTGACGCACCACTTCGGCCAGCTCGAGTCGATCCGCGAAAAGGGCCGCTCCGGAGATCTGGTCACCGAGGCCGATCTGGCGGCGGAACAGGCGGTGCTGACCGTGCTCGAAGCCCGCACACCGGAGCTGGGCGTGCTGGCGGAGGAAAGCGGACGCCGCAGCACCGGCTCGCAGCTGGAATGGTGCGTGGATCCCCTCGATGGCACCACCAACTACGCCCACAGCTATCCCTTCTTCGCCACCTCGATCGGCCTCACCTGGAAGGGTGCACCGTTGCTGGGGGCCATCAGCGTGCCGGCGCTCGAGGAGCTCTACTGGGCGGCCCCTGGCCTGGGGGCCTGGTGCAACGACCGTCCGCTGCGGGTGAGTGGCTGCAACGACCTTGCCGCTTCGCTGCTGGTCACGGGCTTCGCCTACGACCGCCAGACCCAGCCCGACACCAACTACACCGAGTTCTGCTGGTTCACCCATCGCAGCCGCGGCGTGCGGCGCGGCGGGGCGGCGGCGGTGGATCTGGCCTTCGTGGCCGCAGGCCGGCTGGATGGCTACTGGGAGCGGGGCCTCTCCCCCTGGGATCTGGCCGCGGGGGTGGCGCTCGTGGAGCAGGCAGGCGGTGTGGTCAGTCGCTACGACGGCAGTCCGGCCACCCTGGCCGAGGGACGGCTGATCGCCTGCACACCAGGTCTGCAGGCGGCCCTGATCGAGGGCCTCGCTCACTGCCGCCCACTGCCCGGCCACCTGTTCGGGGCTCCGGAGCTCGACCTCTAG
- a CDS encoding 2Fe-2S iron-sulfur cluster-binding protein, which yields MTRRFPITVHWRQEQRLIRLEVPEGEYILRSFEAQGQPLPFSCRNGCCTTCAVRVISGEIDQQEALGLSQDLRRRGYGLLCVARATGPLEVETQDEDEVYELQFGRYFGRGRVTPGLPLEDE from the coding sequence ATGACACGACGCTTCCCGATCACGGTGCACTGGCGGCAGGAACAACGGCTGATCCGATTGGAGGTCCCCGAAGGGGAGTACATCCTGCGCAGTTTCGAGGCCCAGGGGCAGCCACTGCCCTTCAGCTGCCGCAACGGCTGCTGCACCACCTGTGCCGTGCGCGTCATCTCCGGTGAGATCGATCAGCAGGAGGCCCTGGGCCTCTCCCAGGATCTGCGGCGGCGGGGGTACGGCCTGCTCTGCGTGGCCCGGGCCACTGGCCCCCTGGAGGTGGAGACCCAGGACGAGGACGAGGTCTATGAGCTTCAGTTCGGGCGCTATTTCGGCCGGGGTCGGGTGACGCCAGGCCTGCCCCTGGAGGACGAGTGA
- the pstB gene encoding phosphate ABC transporter ATP-binding protein PstB: MTSTLNAPSTSSTLPSCLSLENVTISYGSFEAVRDVYMDIPRNRVTAFIGPSGCGKSTVLRSLNRMNDLIEGCSLRGRVVFDGQDMYAREVDPVEVRRRIGMVFQKPNPFPKSIYENIAFGARINGYKGDMDELVERSLRKAAIWDETKDKLKESGNALSGGQQQRLCIARAIAVEPEVILMDEPCSALDPISTLKIEEMMHELKKSFTIVIVTHNMQQAVRVSDYTAFFNAEAVEGGSGKVGYLVEFNDTERIFNAPVQQATQDYVTGRFG, from the coding sequence ATGACCAGCACCCTGAATGCACCCAGCACCAGCTCCACCTTGCCGAGCTGCCTCAGCCTGGAGAACGTCACCATCAGCTACGGCAGCTTCGAAGCCGTGCGCGATGTCTACATGGACATCCCCCGCAATCGGGTGACGGCCTTCATCGGCCCCTCCGGCTGCGGCAAATCAACCGTCCTGCGGTCCCTCAACCGCATGAACGATCTGATCGAGGGCTGCAGCCTGCGTGGTCGCGTGGTCTTCGACGGTCAGGACATGTATGCCCGGGAGGTGGATCCGGTGGAAGTGCGGCGTCGCATCGGCATGGTGTTCCAGAAACCCAACCCCTTCCCCAAGAGCATCTACGAGAACATCGCCTTCGGGGCCAGGATCAACGGCTACAAGGGAGACATGGATGAACTGGTGGAGCGCTCCCTGCGCAAGGCCGCCATCTGGGATGAAACCAAAGACAAGCTGAAGGAGAGTGGCAATGCCCTCTCCGGCGGCCAGCAGCAGCGGCTCTGCATCGCCCGCGCCATTGCCGTTGAGCCGGAAGTGATCCTGATGGATGAACCCTGCTCGGCACTTGACCCGATCTCCACGCTCAAGATCGAGGAGATGATGCATGAGCTCAAGAAGAGCTTCACCATCGTGATCGTCACCCACAACATGCAGCAGGCCGTGCGGGTGTCGGACTACACAGCATTCTTCAACGCCGAAGCCGTGGAAGGTGGCAGCGGCAAGGTGGGTTATCTGGTGGAGTTCAACGATACCGAGCGAATCTTCAACGCCCCGGTGCAGCAGGCCACCCAGGATTACGTCACCGGTCGCTTCGGCTGA